The following proteins come from a genomic window of Marinobacter sp. MDS2:
- a CDS encoding NAD(P)-dependent oxidoreductase, with translation MTTTAAFIGLGVMGYPMAGHLAKAGILVKVWNRSGEKAEQWAGEYPGTACRTISEAVRNADFVMTCVGADNDLLAVYEGPEGIIENAPKGATLIDHTTASAGIAEHLSAAAAQAGQGFIDAPVSGGQQGAENGQLTIMCGGEQVDYDKAAPIMEHYARALNLMGPTGSGQKTKMVNQIAIAGLIQGLSEALHFAEEADLDIRKVVDVISKGAAQSWQMENRSATMADGKFDYGFAVDWMRKDLGICLQEANRNGATLPVTALVDQFYGDVQKMGGNRWDTSSLIQRLRKK, from the coding sequence ATGACAACAACAGCCGCTTTTATTGGACTAGGCGTAATGGGGTACCCCATGGCCGGCCACCTGGCCAAAGCCGGCATTTTGGTGAAGGTGTGGAATCGATCCGGCGAAAAAGCCGAACAGTGGGCCGGCGAATACCCCGGAACCGCCTGCCGGACAATTTCCGAGGCGGTTCGGAACGCCGACTTCGTTATGACGTGCGTGGGGGCTGACAACGACCTTCTAGCCGTTTACGAAGGCCCTGAAGGCATTATCGAAAACGCACCCAAGGGCGCAACCCTGATTGACCACACCACCGCCTCAGCCGGCATCGCCGAACACCTTTCGGCAGCCGCGGCCCAAGCCGGCCAGGGCTTTATTGATGCCCCCGTATCCGGCGGCCAGCAAGGCGCCGAGAACGGCCAGCTAACCATTATGTGCGGCGGAGAACAGGTAGATTACGACAAAGCCGCACCCATCATGGAGCACTACGCCCGCGCCCTCAATCTGATGGGCCCGACTGGCAGTGGCCAGAAAACCAAAATGGTGAACCAAATCGCCATCGCAGGCCTGATTCAAGGGCTATCCGAGGCCCTGCACTTCGCCGAGGAAGCAGACCTGGACATCCGGAAAGTCGTGGACGTGATTTCCAAAGGGGCCGCGCAATCCTGGCAGATGGAAAACCGCTCAGCCACCATGGCGGACGGTAAATTTGACTACGGCTTTGCCGTGGACTGGATGCGTAAAGATTTGGGGATATGCTTGCAGGAAGCCAACCGGAACGGCGCAACCTTGCCGGTCACCGCGCTGGTGGATCAGTTCTATGGGGATGTACAAAAGATGGGCGGAAACCGTTGGGATACTTCTTCACTGATTCAACGGCTTCGCAAGAAATAA
- the gltA gene encoding citrate synthase, which produces MTDRKATLSVGDKSIELPVYSGTVGPDVIDVRGLVQEGVFTYDPGFVSTAACESAITYIDGANGVLLHRGYPIDQLAEKSDFLEVCYLLLNGELPSEEENKRFHTTIKNHTMLHDQMRNFFNGFRRDAHPMAIMCGVVGALSAFYHDQMDVGDPKQREITAHRLIAKMPTIAAWCYKYSVGQPFMYPRNDLSYAENFLQMMFGTPCEEYKPNPVLANAMDKIFILHADHEQNASTSTVRLAGSTGANPYACIASGIAALWGPAHGGANEAVLDMLAEIGDESNIEKFIAKAKDKDDPFRLMGFGHRVYKNFDPRAKVMAQTAHEVLSELGLENDPLLKIAQRLEKIALEDEYFVKRQLYPNVDFYSGIILKAIGIPTSMFTVIFAMSRTIGWFSHWNEMVSGANRIGRPRQLYTGSPKRDYPNK; this is translated from the coding sequence ATGACCGACAGGAAAGCCACGCTCTCGGTGGGAGATAAGTCCATTGAGCTTCCGGTTTACTCCGGCACCGTCGGCCCTGACGTTATTGACGTACGCGGGCTAGTCCAGGAAGGCGTTTTTACTTACGATCCAGGCTTTGTTTCTACCGCAGCCTGCGAATCCGCTATCACTTATATCGATGGCGCCAACGGCGTTCTGTTGCATCGGGGCTACCCGATCGACCAGCTCGCTGAAAAATCCGACTTCCTTGAAGTGTGCTACCTCCTCCTGAACGGCGAACTGCCGAGCGAAGAAGAGAACAAGCGCTTCCACACCACCATTAAAAACCACACCATGCTGCACGACCAGATGCGCAACTTCTTCAACGGCTTCCGCCGTGATGCGCACCCGATGGCAATTATGTGTGGGGTTGTCGGAGCGCTGTCCGCGTTCTACCACGACCAGATGGATGTTGGCGATCCGAAGCAGCGTGAGATCACCGCTCACCGCCTGATCGCGAAAATGCCAACCATTGCGGCCTGGTGTTACAAATACTCCGTAGGCCAGCCGTTCATGTACCCGCGCAACGACCTGTCATACGCAGAAAACTTCCTGCAAATGATGTTTGGCACACCGTGCGAAGAGTACAAACCGAACCCGGTTCTCGCGAATGCGATGGACAAGATCTTCATTCTGCACGCAGATCACGAGCAGAACGCCTCAACCTCCACAGTTCGCCTGGCAGGTTCCACTGGCGCCAACCCATACGCCTGCATCGCCTCCGGCATCGCGGCACTGTGGGGCCCGGCACACGGCGGCGCGAACGAAGCCGTTCTGGACATGCTGGCCGAGATCGGTGACGAATCCAATATTGAAAAGTTCATCGCAAAGGCGAAAGACAAAGACGATCCGTTCCGCCTGATGGGCTTTGGTCACCGGGTTTACAAGAACTTCGACCCGCGCGCCAAGGTTATGGCTCAAACCGCTCACGAAGTGTTGAGCGAGCTCGGCCTGGAGAACGACCCTCTGCTGAAGATCGCCCAGCGTCTGGAAAAAATCGCCTTGGAAGACGAATACTTCGTGAAGCGTCAGCTTTACCCGAACGTCGACTTCTACTCCGGCATCATTCTGAAAGCTATCGGTATTCCAACCTCCATGTTTACCGTTATTTTCGCAATGTCCCGGACAATCGGCTGGTTCTCACACTGGAACGAAATGGTCAGCGGCGCCAACCGCATCGGCCGCCCTCGCCAGTTGTACACCGGCTCGCCGAAGCGCGATTACCCGAACAAGTAA
- the sdhC gene encoding succinate dehydrogenase, cytochrome b556 subunit has protein sequence MNSKRPVNLDLGKFHFPLPAITSILHRISGIIIFVGVAFLMYGLDLSLSGEDGFNRVNELLDSFLAKLITWGILSALLYHLVAGIKHLLMDAGIGEELESGRLAAKITLVVSIVLIVLAGVWVWA, from the coding sequence GTGAATAGCAAACGACCAGTAAATCTCGATCTCGGCAAGTTCCATTTTCCGCTGCCAGCCATTACTTCGATCCTGCATCGCATCAGCGGCATCATCATCTTTGTGGGTGTTGCTTTCCTGATGTACGGCTTGGATCTCTCCTTGTCCGGAGAAGATGGCTTCAATCGTGTAAATGAACTGCTGGACAGCTTCCTGGCAAAGCTGATTACCTGGGGCATCCTGTCTGCTCTGCTGTACCACCTCGTTGCGGGCATTAAGCACCTGCTGATGGACGCTGGTATTGGCGAAGAGCTTGAGAGCGGTCGCCTTGCCGCGAAAATCACGCTAGTGGTTTCCATTGTTCTGATTGTTCTGGCAGGAGTCTGGGTATGGGCATGA
- the sdhD gene encoding succinate dehydrogenase, hydrophobic membrane anchor protein, which translates to MNSVTNIGRNGIQDWIIQRATAYVLALYTLFLLGFFATTDVDYQAWAALFNQGWFKIFSLLALLSIAGHAWVGLWTVSTDYIKSALPRFLLQAACILVMFVYVVWGIQILWGL; encoded by the coding sequence ATGAACAGTGTAACGAATATCGGTCGTAACGGGATTCAAGATTGGATCATTCAGCGTGCTACAGCCTATGTGTTGGCTCTTTATACGCTGTTCCTTTTGGGCTTCTTTGCCACGACTGACGTTGATTACCAGGCTTGGGCTGCGCTGTTCAATCAGGGTTGGTTCAAGATCTTTAGCCTGCTGGCGCTGCTTTCTATTGCCGGGCATGCGTGGGTCGGTTTGTGGACCGTTTCCACTGACTATATCAAATCGGCACTTCCGCGTTTCTTGCTGCAGGCAGCTTGCATCCTAGTGATGTTCGTATATGTCGTGTGGGGCATTCAGATCCTTTGGGGGCTTTAA